The following coding sequences lie in one Heliangelus exortis chromosome 6, bHelExo1.hap1, whole genome shotgun sequence genomic window:
- the LOC139797735 gene encoding ESX-1 secretion-associated protein EspI-like translates to MPLARAGGTARTHTPLLSQAPPRRAPATREPGGFVPQPCPTREPVLSRGSAEVPSRPRGERDARLLPPRGSRLTVALLHASCSPLPARPRRSSPPQSFRIAPSAAGAGGKGTRTLSSAPGSLPLTPQLTAGRAQHRHLHPELPPGTSPHPASHTARHDLVSPQLPLWSRMVPGPPTPAESRAYPEGGGAAVC, encoded by the coding sequence ATGCCCCTGGCGAGGGCTGGCGGCACAGCCCGCACACACACGCCGCTGCTCAGCCAGGCACCGCCGAGGAGGGCGCCGGCGACCCGAGAGCCAGGCGGGTTTGTCCCGCAGCCCTGTCCCACCCGGGAGCCCGTTCTCAGCCGGGGATCAGCTGAGGTGCCGTCGAGGCCCCGGGGAGAGCGCGATGCCCGCCTGCTCCCGCCGCGCGGCAGCCGTTTAACGGTCGCGCTGCTCCATGCCTCCTgctccccgctcccggctcgGCCGAGGCGCTCCAGTCCCCCGCAGAGCTTCCGCATCGCTCCCTCAGCCGCCGGAGCCGGGGGAAAGGGCACACGCACTCTCAGCTCGGCACCGGGAAGCCTCCCTCTAACGCCTCAACTCACAGCGGGACGCGCGCAGCACCGGCACCTTCACCCCGAGCTGCCCCCTGGCACATCACCTCACCCGGCCTCACACACGGCCCGGCATGACCTCGTCTCCCCCCAGCTACCCCTTTGGAGTCGGATGGTGCCTGGGCCTCCCACCCCTGCGGAGAGCCGTGCTTACCCTGAGGGCGGCGGGGCGGCCGTTTGCTGA